A genome region from Musa acuminata AAA Group cultivar baxijiao chromosome BXJ3-5, Cavendish_Baxijiao_AAA, whole genome shotgun sequence includes the following:
- the LOC103974124 gene encoding dolichyl-diphosphooligosaccharide--protein glycosyltransferase subunit 4A-like produces the protein MIDDQDLGFFANFLGIFILVLVIAYHYVMADPK, from the coding sequence ATGATCGATGATCAAGATTTGGGATTTTTTGCTAATTTTCTTGGCATATTTATACTTGTTTTGGTAATTGCGTATCATTATGTGATGGCCGACCCAAAGTAG
- the LOC103974123 gene encoding ubiquitin carboxyl-terminal hydrolase 17 has translation MPPLGFALVALVLGPLLALVARRRWRRAAARRAEVMRLALLAAEEAARAEEALWLGCRSPLPVVGGGGPKMAVCAVCRSPTTTRCSRCKAVRYCSRTCQIIHWRQGHKNVCCSPSVDDHYDGLDGVTRPKELPAERSKICNGSLRTGGTSQEAVMSFSKKLSSESSYSSEAFSDDEFMDSSGTESTSDSSSNSSSSSCSMFAVPVGSFVDSSSTAHPTLLHKTGIREHSSSDVSAKKLSTKVDQRTSSFASGEVECSRGSNLIGSESCSNIKSSKDGGQRENGTFGPSVSQSNRTVESTEFEVYQEIHHNHSDVTPQLQSSNLSDETIRSQTKSRNEILSSRTSMLGAIDRTSSSASITESEGLDSLRSYGVQLVQSKSLMSLSSAIADQVSLVGNSMSNDASKKVENAPKAPMKLYQNAGSHSSDIKTPVQRVVQQLKLSKVSRQHRSSSGYDFSKKIKMLFPYDYFVKLYNFDKVVLRPSGLINCHNSCYANAVLQCLAFTPPLTAYLLQGLHSKTCPKREWCFTCELENLLMKAKLGESPLSSAGILSHMHEIGSHLGHGREEDAHEFLRYAIDAMQSVCLKEAGARAVDHYWAEETTLIQLTFAGYLQSKIKCMKCHSRSERYERLMDLTVEIEGHVGTLEEALRRFTTTEILDGENKYHCLRCKSYEHAKKKLTIVDAPNILTIALKRFQSGKFGKLNKAVCFPEYLDLAPYMHGSNDKSPMYKLYAVVVHLDVMNASFSGHYVCYVKNRQGKWYKTDDSTVKPVDLETVLSKNAYMLLYARCSPHPPSLISSTLSPDQIVSKRSRSKEVFCSGSDREKASSNAVTAMSDLPSAHHRNQAEPNWTTGYHFSYEPNNFLNGIFCVPKSDSSSDSSSLVSCSDEASCSTESTRNSTSTDEYLEYIFGDLDRQSWNGSLRLSNDVDGSLSPSLYSNHSSEAASYKADGVVDDRVWDLQDGGSPILFSDTTNQCRKLTDCGRSRDTGWVTPSKLKPSVLRRSCTASKRTAETFY, from the exons ATGCCCCCCCTAGGGTTTGCCCTGGTGGCGCTTGTCCTCGGCCCGCTCCTCGCGCTGGTGGCCCGGCGGAGGTGGAGGCGGGCTGCGGCGAGGCGGGCAGAGGTCATGCGTCTCGCGCTCCTCGCGGCGGAGGAGGCCGCGCGGGCGGAGGAGGCCTTGTGGCTCGGATGCCGGAGTCCCCTCCCAGTCGTAGGCGGTGGTGGGCCCAAGATGGCGGTGTGTGCCGTGTGCCGCAGCCCTACTACCACGAGGTGCTCCCGGTGCAAAGCCGTGAGATACTG CTCAAGGACATGCCAGATAATCCATTGGAGACAAGGACACAAGAACGTTTGTTGTTCTCCTTCGGTTGATGATCATTATGATGGTCTAGATGGTGTTACAAGACCGAAGGAGCTACCAGCTGAAAGATCCAAAATATGCAATGGCAGTCTGCGTACTGGAGGAACTTCACAGGAGGCTGTCATGTCATTCTCCAAGAAACTATCATCTGAATCAAGCTATTCATCTGAAGCTTTTAGTGATGATGAATTTATGGACTCATCAGGAACAGAAAGCACTTCTGATTCTTCCTCTAACTCTTCATCCTCAAGTTGCTCAATGTTCGCTGTCCCTGTTGGATCATTTGTTGACTCTTCTTCTACAGCTCACCCTACTTTACTCCACAAAACTGGAATCAGAGAACattcttcttctgatgtttctgcTAAGAAATTAAGTACAAAAGTTGATCAGAGAACATCCTCCTTTGCATCTGGAGAGGTCGAGTGTAGTCGTGGCTCAAACCTCATTGGTTCTGAAAGTTGTTCAAATATTAAATCCTCTAAAGATGGTGGTCAACGTGAGAATGGAACTTTTGGACCCAGTGTGTCTCAAAGCAATAGGACTGTTGAATCGACAGAATTTGAAGTTTACCAAGAAATCCATCACAATCACTCAGATGTCACACCCCAGTTGCAGTCCTCCAACCTTTCTGATGAGACTATACGCTCTCAAACTAAGTCTAGAAATGAAATACTTTCTTCAAGAACTTCTATGTTGGGAGCAATTGATCGCACAAGCTCATCAGCTTCTATCACTGAATCGGAGGGTCTTGATAGTTTAAGAAGTTATGGTGTACAGCTAGTGCAGTCTAAAAGTCTGATGTCTTTGTCATCTGCTATTGCTGATCAAGTATCTCTTGTGGGGAATTCTATGTCAAATGATGCCTCTAAAAAAGTAGAGAATGCTCCTAAAGCTCCCATGAAATTGTACCAAAATGCAGGTTCCCATTCCAGTGACATAAAAACACCTGTACAAAGAGTTGTTCAGCAGCTAAAGCTTTCAAAAGTCTCAAGGCAGCATAGGTCTAGTTCTGGATAtgatttttccaaaaaaattaAG ATGCTCTTTCCATATGATTACTTTGTCAAACTTTACAACTTTGACAAAGTGGTGTTACGTCCTAGTGGTTTAATAAACTGCCACAATAG CTGTTATGCAAATGCTGTGCTCCAGTGTTTGGCATTTACTCCGCCGCTGACTGCTTATCTTCTTCAAGGGCTTCATTCAAAAACAT GTCCAAAGAGAGAATGGTGTTTCACATGTGAACTTGAAAATCTCCTTATGAAGGCAAAACTAGGAGAATCCCCCTTATCATCTGCTGGCATACTTTCCCACATGCATGAAATTGGAAGTCATCTTGGTCATGGGAGAGAAGAAGATGCCCATGAGTTTTTAAG ATATGCCATTGATGCAATGCAATCTGTTTGCCTCAAGGAAGCTGGGGCTCGTGCAGTTGATCATTATTGGGCTGAAGAAACTACTCTTATACAACTGACCTTTGCTGGTTATCTTCAGTCAAAG ATAAAATGTATGAAGTGCCACAGCAGATCTGAGAGATATGAGCGTCTGATGGATCTTACGGTAGAAATAGAAGGGCACGTTGGAACCCTTGAAGAAGCACTGCGACGATTTACAACTACTGAGATTTTGGATGGAGAGAACAAATACCATTGCCTTAG ATGCAAATCATATGAGCATGCAAAAAAGAAGTTGACAATAGTAGATGCTCCTAATATCCTTACGATCGCCTTAAAACGCTTTCAG TCTGGAAAATTTGGCAAACTCAACAAGGCAGTTTGTTTTCCAGAGTACCTTGATTTAGCACCTTACATGCATGGATCCAATGACAAATCTCCAATGTACAAGCTTTATGCAGTGGTGGTTCACTTGGATGTCATGAATGCTTCTTTTTCTGGTCACTATGTGTGTTACGTCAAGAATAGACAAGGAAAATGGTACAAGACTGATGACAGCACG GTAAAACCAGTGGATCTTGAAACAGTATTATCAAAAAATGCATATATGCTTCTTTATGCTAG ATGCTCACCACATCCTCCAAGCTTGATAAGTAGCACCTTGTCCCCAGACCAAATAGTGAGTAAGAGAAGCAGGTCAAAGGAAGTGTTTTGTTCTGGTTCTGACAGAGAGAAAGCGAGCTCGAATGCTGTAACTGCAATGTCTGATTTACCATCTGCCCACCATAGAAACCAAGCTGAACCCAACTGGACAACCGGTTACCATTTCAGTTACGAACCTAATAATTTCCTCAATGGAATATTTTGTGTCCCCAAGTCGGATTCTTCGAGTGATAGTTCTTCCCTCGTCAGCTGCTCAGACGAAGCTTCCTGCAGCACCGAAAGCACAAGGAACTCTACGAGCACTGATGAGTACTTGGAGTACATATTCGGCGACTTGGATCGTCAGAGTTGGAATGGCAGTTTAAGATTATCGAATGACGTGGATGGTTCCTTGAGCCCCTCTTTGTACTCGAATCATTCCTCTGAAGCTGCAAGCTATAAGGCAGATGGTGTTGTGGATGACAGGGTTTGGGATTTGCAGGATGGAGGCTCTCCCATTTTGTTTTCTGACACAACTAACCAGTGTAGGAAACTAACAGACTGCGGTAGGAGTAGAGATACCGGCTGGGTTACCCCATCTAAGCTTAAGCCTAGTGTGTTGAGGAGAAGTTGTACCGCCAGCAAAAGAACAGCTGAAACCTTTTACTGA